In Massilia forsythiae, one DNA window encodes the following:
- the rplD gene encoding 50S ribosomal protein L4, with translation MELKLLNEQGQAGSNVNANDEVFGRDYNEALIHQVVVAYAANARSGNRKQKDREEVSHTTKKPWRQKGTGRARAGMSSSPLWRGGGRIFPNTPDENFSHKVNKKMYRAGICSIFSQLAREDRLSVVENLSIEAPKTKLLSQKLQGMGLESVLVITDTIDENLLLASRNLPNVLVVEPKHADPMSLVFYKKVLVTKAALAKIEEMYA, from the coding sequence ATGGAACTGAAGCTCCTGAATGAGCAAGGCCAAGCCGGCTCGAACGTCAACGCCAACGACGAAGTCTTCGGCCGCGACTACAACGAAGCACTGATCCACCAGGTCGTGGTCGCCTATGCCGCCAATGCGCGCAGCGGCAACCGCAAGCAGAAGGATCGTGAAGAAGTCAGCCACACGACCAAGAAGCCGTGGCGCCAGAAGGGCACCGGCCGCGCTCGTGCCGGTATGTCGTCGTCGCCGCTGTGGCGCGGCGGTGGCCGTATCTTCCCGAACACCCCGGACGAGAACTTCTCGCACAAGGTCAACAAGAAGATGTATCGCGCAGGTATCTGCTCGATCTTCTCGCAACTGGCCCGCGAAGACCGCCTGAGCGTCGTCGAGAACCTGTCGATCGAAGCCCCGAAGACCAAGCTGCTGTCGCAAAAGCTGCAGGGCATGGGCCTGGAATCGGTCCTGGTGATCACCGACACCATCGACGAGAACCTGCTGCTGGCCTCGCGCAACCTGCCGAACGTGCTGGTTGTCGAGCCGAAGCACGCTGACCCGATGTCGCTGGTGTTCTACAAGAAAGTCCTGGTCACCAAAGCTGCTCTGGCCAAGATCGAGGAGATGTACGCATGA
- the rplB gene encoding 50S ribosomal protein L2 — protein MALVKMKPTSPGRRGMVKVVNSDLYKGRPFAALVEKKSKTAGRNNNGHITTRHIGGGHKQHYRLVDFKRNKDGIPAKVERIEYDPNRTAHIALLCYADGHRAYIIATKGMAVGDTVMNGSEASIKSGNCLPIRNIPVGTVMHCVEMLPGKGAQMARTAGAAVVLMAREGTYAQVRLRSGEVRRVHIECRATVGEVGNAEHSLRKIGKAGAMRWRGVRPTVRGVVMNPVDHPHGGGEGKTAAGRHPVSPWGQQTKGKKTRSNKRTSSMIVSRRGKK, from the coding sequence ATGGCACTCGTTAAGATGAAGCCAACCTCCCCAGGCCGCCGCGGCATGGTGAAGGTTGTGAACAGCGACCTGTACAAAGGTCGTCCGTTCGCAGCCCTGGTTGAGAAAAAATCGAAGACCGCCGGCCGTAACAACAACGGTCACATCACCACCCGCCACATCGGCGGTGGCCACAAGCAGCACTACCGCCTGGTTGACTTCAAGCGCAACAAGGACGGTATTCCGGCCAAGGTCGAGCGTATCGAATACGACCCGAACCGTACCGCGCACATCGCTCTGCTGTGCTACGCGGACGGCCATCGCGCGTACATCATCGCCACCAAGGGCATGGCTGTGGGCGACACCGTCATGAACGGTTCGGAAGCGTCGATCAAGTCGGGCAACTGCCTGCCGATCCGCAACATCCCGGTCGGTACCGTGATGCACTGCGTCGAAATGCTGCCGGGCAAAGGCGCCCAGATGGCCCGCACCGCCGGCGCCGCCGTCGTGCTGATGGCCCGCGAAGGCACCTACGCCCAGGTTCGCCTGCGTTCGGGTGAAGTGCGCCGCGTGCACATCGAGTGCCGCGCCACCGTCGGCGAAGTCGGCAATGCCGAACACAGCCTGCGCAAGATCGGTAAAGCCGGTGCCATGCGCTGGCGCGGTGTGCGTCCGACCGTCCGTGGTGTGGTCATGAACCCGGTCGACCACCCGCACGGTGGTGGTGAGGGCAAGACCGCAGCTGGTCGTCATCCAGTGTCGCCTTGGGGCCAGCAGACGAAGGGTAAGAAGACGCGTTCGAACAAGCGCACTTCTTCGATGATCGTCTCGCGCCGCGGCAAGAAATAA
- a CDS encoding mechanosensitive ion channel family protein has translation MNLVILDNPVLAWVIALGVALGVTLALYLVKVVSVHHLGRIAARTETKLDDVAVSALASTRLLSMAIVGLYAGSTVLALTPHATLLATRTVITACLFQAAIWGNHALRAWLVQYYANRATEPGRATSAAAVGFILRMVLWIVVFLMILENLGVNITTLVASLGIGGIAVALAVQNILGDLFASLSIVLDKPFVIGDFVIVDKYLGTIEYVGLKTTRIRSLSGEQLVFSNADLLKSRLQNMTRMQRRRALFNLSVPYDTPAATLRAIPVMLTEIVKARPLATFDRAHFSGIGPSTMNFEVVYFVESPDYIQFMDIQQDILLEIVERFGEQGIEFALPGQTLHLHDARRAPAAGDHAGNGEAHHAAIERRLGERGERGLAPRR, from the coding sequence ATGAATCTGGTAATTCTCGACAACCCGGTACTGGCCTGGGTGATCGCCCTCGGCGTCGCGCTCGGCGTGACGCTGGCGCTGTACCTGGTCAAGGTCGTCTCCGTGCACCACCTAGGCCGGATCGCTGCCCGTACCGAGACCAAGCTGGACGACGTCGCCGTGTCCGCGCTGGCCTCGACCAGGCTGCTGAGCATGGCGATCGTCGGCCTTTACGCGGGCAGCACGGTGCTGGCCTTGACCCCGCACGCCACCCTGCTGGCGACGCGCACGGTGATCACCGCCTGCCTGTTCCAGGCGGCCATCTGGGGCAACCACGCACTGCGCGCCTGGCTGGTGCAGTACTACGCCAACCGCGCCACCGAGCCGGGCCGCGCCACCTCGGCGGCGGCAGTGGGCTTCATCCTGCGCATGGTGCTGTGGATCGTGGTGTTCCTGATGATCCTGGAAAACCTGGGCGTCAACATCACCACGCTGGTGGCCAGCCTGGGCATCGGCGGTATCGCGGTGGCGCTGGCGGTGCAGAACATCCTGGGCGACCTGTTCGCCTCGCTCTCCATCGTGCTCGACAAGCCGTTCGTGATCGGCGACTTCGTGATCGTCGACAAGTACCTGGGCACCATCGAATACGTGGGCCTGAAAACCACGCGCATCCGCAGCCTGAGCGGAGAACAGCTGGTGTTCTCGAACGCCGACCTGCTGAAAAGCCGCCTGCAGAACATGACGCGCATGCAGAGAAGGCGCGCGCTGTTCAACCTGAGCGTACCCTACGACACGCCGGCGGCGACGCTGCGCGCCATTCCCGTCATGCTCACCGAGATCGTCAAGGCGCGCCCGCTGGCGACCTTCGACCGCGCCCATTTCAGCGGCATCGGTCCGTCGACCATGAACTTCGAGGTGGTGTACTTCGTCGAATCGCCGGACTACATCCAGTTCATGGACATCCAGCAGGACATCCTGCTGGAGATCGTGGAGCGCTTCGGCGAGCAAGGCATCGAGTTCGCGCTGCCAGGGCAGACCCTGCACCTGCACGATGCGCGCCGCGCGCCGGCCGCCGGCGACCACGCCGGCAACGGCGAGGCGCACCACGCCGCGATCGAGCGGCGCCTGGGCGAACGCGGCGAACGGGGCCTGGCGCCGCGCCGGTGA
- the rplW gene encoding 50S ribosomal protein L23 produces MSAAIKFSEERLMKVLLAPVISEKATFVAEKNEQIVFKVLPDATKPEIKAAVELLFKVEVESVQTVNREGKQKRSGRFTGRRNHTKRAFVALKPGQEINFVEEAK; encoded by the coding sequence ATGAGCGCCGCAATCAAATTCAGCGAAGAGCGCCTGATGAAGGTGCTGCTTGCTCCGGTCATTTCCGAAAAGGCGACCTTCGTCGCGGAAAAGAACGAACAGATCGTGTTCAAGGTCCTGCCGGACGCGACCAAGCCGGAAATCAAGGCTGCCGTCGAACTGCTGTTCAAGGTCGAAGTGGAGTCGGTGCAGACCGTCAACCGCGAAGGCAAGCAAAAGCGCTCGGGCCGTTTCACCGGCCGTCGCAACCACACCAAGCGTGCTTTCGTGGCCCTCAAGCCGGGCCAGGAAATCAATTTTGTCGAGGAGGCTAAATAA
- the rplC gene encoding 50S ribosomal protein L3 has product MSLGLLGRKVGMMRIFTDDGDSIPVTVLDVSNNRVAQIKTPETDGYSAVQVVFGQRRASRVNKAAAGHYAKAGVEAGTQLKEFRIDAAQAAEFKAGDAVNVSLFEVGQKIDVQGTSIGKGYAGTIKRHNFASGRQTHGNSRSHNVPGSIGMAQDPGRVFPGKRMTGHLGDVTVTTQNLEIARIDADRQLLLVKGAVPGAKNGQVVVKPAVKTKAKGA; this is encoded by the coding sequence ATGAGCCTGGGCCTCCTCGGTCGCAAGGTTGGCATGATGCGCATCTTCACGGACGACGGCGATTCGATTCCCGTCACCGTGCTGGACGTGTCGAACAACCGTGTTGCGCAAATCAAAACCCCTGAAACCGACGGTTACTCCGCTGTTCAGGTCGTATTCGGTCAACGTCGCGCCTCGCGCGTGAACAAGGCCGCTGCGGGCCACTACGCCAAAGCTGGCGTGGAAGCCGGTACGCAATTGAAGGAATTCCGCATCGACGCCGCACAAGCCGCTGAATTCAAGGCCGGCGACGCAGTCAATGTTTCCCTGTTCGAAGTCGGCCAGAAAATCGACGTGCAAGGCACCTCGATCGGTAAGGGCTACGCCGGTACCATCAAGCGTCACAACTTCGCCTCGGGTCGCCAGACCCACGGTAACTCGCGTTCGCACAACGTTCCGGGTTCGATCGGTATGGCGCAGGATCCGGGCCGCGTGTTCCCGGGCAAGCGGATGACCGGTCACCTGGGTGACGTCACTGTCACCACCCAGAACCTGGAAATCGCCCGTATCGACGCCGATCGTCAACTGCTGCTGGTCAAGGGTGCCGTTCCTGGCGCCAAGAACGGCCAAGTGGTTGTCAAGCCGGCCGTCAAGACCAAAGCCAAGGGAGCGTAA
- a CDS encoding LacI family DNA-binding transcriptional regulator: MATMKQVAQRAGVSISTVSHVINNTRIVSADVRDRVQGVIDEMRYVPSAVARSLKNDKTNTIGVLVPNSSNPYFAELIRWIEETAFQLGYHIILCNAHGGPRRQSAYLRLLMEKRIDGLLLVASGADDDHGLLPHDEGVPIVQLERALPGLDADLILGGQEEGGYQATRHLIELGHRAIACVCGPADLPRTRERVGGFLRAMREAGIAVAPESVVHAEFTSAGGHAAFNMLLARKQPPSAVFVASDLMALGCLCAAGAAGVRVPGQVSVIGYDDIGGAGFASPPLTTIAPPKQDMARLAVEQLIERIKGAPAPLRSTALAGTLVVRAPTAPFH, from the coding sequence ATGGCGACAATGAAGCAGGTAGCGCAGCGCGCCGGGGTGTCGATCTCGACGGTCTCGCATGTGATCAACAACACGCGCATCGTCAGCGCCGACGTGCGCGATCGCGTGCAGGGCGTCATCGACGAGATGCGCTACGTCCCGAGCGCGGTCGCGCGCAGTCTGAAGAACGACAAGACGAATACCATCGGCGTGCTGGTGCCGAACAGCTCGAACCCGTATTTCGCCGAACTGATCCGCTGGATCGAGGAAACCGCGTTCCAGCTCGGCTACCACATCATCCTGTGCAATGCCCATGGCGGCCCGCGCCGCCAGAGCGCCTACCTGCGCCTGCTGATGGAGAAGCGCATCGACGGCCTGCTGCTGGTGGCCAGCGGCGCCGACGACGACCACGGCCTGCTGCCGCACGATGAAGGGGTGCCGATCGTGCAACTGGAGCGCGCCTTGCCCGGCCTGGACGCCGACCTGATCCTGGGCGGCCAGGAAGAGGGCGGCTACCAGGCCACGCGCCACCTGATCGAGCTGGGCCACCGCGCCATTGCCTGCGTGTGCGGACCGGCCGACCTGCCGCGCACGCGCGAACGCGTCGGCGGTTTCCTGCGCGCGATGCGCGAGGCGGGGATTGCCGTGGCGCCGGAGAGCGTGGTGCACGCGGAATTCACCAGCGCCGGCGGCCATGCGGCCTTCAACATGCTGCTGGCCAGGAAACAGCCGCCCAGCGCCGTGTTCGTCGCCAGCGACTTGATGGCCCTCGGTTGCCTGTGCGCGGCCGGCGCCGCCGGGGTGCGCGTGCCCGGCCAGGTATCGGTGATCGGCTACGACGACATCGGCGGCGCCGGTTTTGCCAGCCCGCCGCTGACCACGATCGCGCCGCCCAAGCAGGACATGGCCAGGCTGGCGGTCGAGCAGCTGATCGAGCGCATCAAGGGGGCGCCGGCGCCGCTGCGCAGCACGGCGCTGGCCGGCACCCTGGTCGTGCGTGCCCCCACCGCGCCTTTTCACTGA
- the rpsJ gene encoding 30S ribosomal protein S10: MSAPNQKIRIRLKAFDYKLIDQSALEIVDTAKRTGAVVKGPVPLPTRIQRFDVLRSPHVNKTSRDQFEIRTHQRLMDIVDPTDKTVDALMKLDLPAGVDVEIKLQ; encoded by the coding sequence ATGTCCGCTCCGAACCAGAAAATCCGTATCCGCCTGAAAGCGTTCGACTACAAACTGATCGACCAGTCCGCCCTGGAAATCGTCGACACCGCCAAGCGTACCGGTGCCGTCGTCAAGGGCCCGGTCCCGCTGCCGACCCGCATCCAGCGTTTCGACGTGCTGCGTTCCCCGCACGTCAACAAGACCTCGCGCGACCAGTTCGAAATCCGCACGCACCAGCGCCTGATGGATATCGTGGACCCGACCGACAAGACCGTCGACGCACTGATGAAGCTGGACCTGCCGGCTGGCGTCGACGTCGAAATCAAGCTGCAGTAA
- the tuf gene encoding elongation factor Tu, with product MAKEKFERTKPHVNVGTIGHVDHGKTTLTAAIATVLAKKFGGEAKAYDQIDAAPEEKARGITINTAHVEYETANRHYAHVDCPGHADYIKNMITGAAQMDGAILVCSAADGPMPQTREHILLARQVGVPYIIVFLNKCDLVDDAELLELVEMEVRELLSKYEFPGDDLPIIKGSARMALEGAAGEMGEECIIRLAEALDTYIPTPERAVDGTFLMPVEDVFSISGRGTVVTGRVERGVIKVGEEIEIVGIVDTVKTTCTGVEMFRKLLDQGQAGDNVGLLLRGTKREDVQRGQVLAKPGSIKPHNHFTGEIYVLSKDEGGRHTPFFNNYRPQFYFRTTDVTGSIELPADKEMVMPGDNVSITVKLISPIAMEEGLRFAIREGGRTVGAGVVAKIIA from the coding sequence ATGGCAAAGGAAAAATTCGAACGGACCAAGCCGCACGTGAACGTCGGCACCATCGGTCACGTTGACCACGGCAAAACCACCCTGACGGCGGCAATCGCGACCGTCCTGGCGAAGAAATTCGGCGGCGAAGCCAAGGCCTACGACCAGATCGACGCGGCTCCGGAAGAAAAAGCACGCGGCATCACCATCAACACCGCGCACGTCGAGTACGAAACCGCGAACCGCCACTACGCGCACGTCGATTGCCCGGGCCACGCCGACTACATCAAGAACATGATCACCGGTGCCGCCCAGATGGACGGCGCGATCCTGGTGTGCTCGGCCGCCGACGGCCCGATGCCGCAGACCCGCGAGCACATCCTGCTGGCGCGTCAGGTTGGCGTTCCGTACATCATCGTGTTCCTGAACAAGTGCGACCTGGTCGACGACGCAGAACTGCTGGAACTGGTCGAAATGGAAGTGCGCGAGCTGCTCTCGAAGTACGAGTTCCCGGGCGACGACCTGCCGATCATCAAGGGTTCGGCACGTATGGCGCTGGAAGGCGCAGCCGGCGAAATGGGCGAAGAGTGCATCATCCGCCTGGCCGAAGCACTGGACACCTACATCCCGACCCCGGAACGTGCCGTCGACGGTACCTTCCTGATGCCGGTGGAAGACGTGTTCTCGATCTCGGGCCGCGGTACCGTGGTGACCGGCCGTGTCGAGCGTGGCGTGATCAAGGTCGGTGAAGAGATCGAGATCGTCGGTATCGTCGACACCGTCAAGACCACCTGCACCGGCGTGGAAATGTTCCGCAAGCTGCTGGACCAGGGCCAAGCCGGCGACAACGTCGGTCTGCTGCTGCGCGGCACCAAGCGTGAAGACGTCCAGCGCGGCCAGGTCCTGGCCAAGCCGGGCTCGATCAAGCCGCACAACCACTTCACCGGCGAGATCTACGTTCTGTCGAAAGACGAAGGCGGCCGTCACACCCCGTTCTTCAACAACTACCGTCCGCAGTTCTACTTCCGTACGACTGACGTGACCGGTTCGATCGAACTGCCGGCCGACAAGGAAATGGTCATGCCGGGCGACAACGTGTCGATCACCGTCAAGCTGATCAGCCCGATCGCGATGGAAGAAGGCCTGCGTTTCGCGATCCGTGAAGGCGGCCGTACCGTCGGCGCCGGCGTGGTTGCCAAGATCATCGCCTGA